A single genomic interval of Amycolatopsis albispora harbors:
- a CDS encoding C40 family peptidase — MKVGVLVGVLVTVLFAAVVTTGTVAVVVDSQQEQQALGVVNLSCDAAIGPSQPGQQGKGAADAGNLKDEQLQIVTLIITIGKQRQLSPRAWQIAIQAGMTESGLRNLTYGDRDSLGIFQMRPSMGWGTVAQVTDPPYQVNKFYDVLLGVKGWETMRPGDAAQAVERSGFPDRYHKWEPMAVHLVENVGEVVDAAGCGEGTGAVLPPSQTAAKAIEFALGEQGKPYVWGATGPNSYDCSGLMLRAYEAAGVTLPRVSRDQYKAGAMLPVEQAQPGDLLFWAYDPSNPKTIHHVAMYLGDGKMVEAQQSGVPVHTRKVSWDEGELVAQAVRPGV, encoded by the coding sequence GTGAAGGTCGGTGTGCTGGTCGGGGTGCTGGTCACCGTGTTGTTCGCGGCCGTGGTCACCACCGGCACGGTGGCCGTGGTGGTGGACAGCCAGCAGGAGCAGCAGGCGCTCGGCGTGGTCAACCTCAGCTGCGACGCGGCGATCGGGCCGAGCCAGCCGGGGCAGCAGGGCAAGGGCGCGGCGGACGCGGGCAACCTGAAGGACGAGCAGCTGCAGATCGTCACGCTCATCATCACCATCGGCAAGCAGCGGCAGCTGTCGCCGCGGGCGTGGCAGATCGCCATCCAGGCCGGGATGACCGAGTCGGGGCTGCGGAACCTGACCTACGGTGACCGCGACTCGCTCGGCATCTTCCAGATGCGGCCGTCGATGGGCTGGGGCACGGTCGCGCAGGTGACCGATCCGCCGTACCAGGTCAACAAGTTCTACGACGTGCTGCTGGGCGTGAAGGGCTGGGAGACCATGCGGCCCGGCGACGCGGCGCAGGCGGTCGAGCGGTCGGGGTTCCCGGATCGGTACCACAAGTGGGAACCGATGGCCGTGCACCTGGTGGAGAACGTCGGCGAGGTGGTCGACGCCGCGGGGTGCGGTGAGGGCACCGGTGCGGTGCTGCCGCCCAGCCAGACCGCGGCGAAGGCGATCGAATTCGCCTTGGGGGAGCAGGGAAAGCCGTACGTGTGGGGTGCCACCGGGCCGAACTCCTACGACTGCTCGGGGTTGATGCTGCGCGCCTACGAGGCGGCGGGCGTCACCCTGCCGAGGGTTTCGCGTGACCAGTACAAGGCGGGCGCGATGTTGCCGGTGGAGCAGGCCCAGCCCGGTGACCTGCTGTTCTGGGCCTACGACCCGTCGAACCCGAAGACCATTCACCACGTGGCGATGTATCTGGGGGATGGGAAGATGGTGGAGGCGCAGCAGAGCGGCGTCCCGGTGCACACCAGGAAGGTCTCCTGGGACGAAGGCGAGCTCGTCGCGCAGGCGGTCCGGCCTGGTGTTTAA